GATGCTCCAACCCCAAGGCTTCGACGAACAGAACATGACCATCGGCTTCGGGCAGATGATGTACACCCCGAACGACAAAACGCGCAGCGATCTCATCAAGGATGATCGTCCTTTCGCGGGCGCCTTGATGTTGAGCCTTGGCTATAACGCGAGGCGGGGCGATACGCTGCGCACTTCGCAACTCCGCGTGGGGGTGGTGGGGCCCTCCTCCCAGGCCAGGCAAGTCCAGAACTGGTGGCATGACACCGTCGGAGTGGACAGATTCAATGGCTGGAGACATCAACTGCGCGACGAACCCGTGCTGCAGTTGCTCCACGAACGCCGAACACGAGTCATCAGGCAAGAAAACGTCAGCGGTTGGGGTTGGGATCTGACCCGCCACTGGGGCGGCAGCTTGGGCAATTTCGCCACCTACGCGAATGTCGGCGGAGAACTGCGCTATGGCCTACGCCTGCCGGACGACTTAGGCACCGCACCGCTGCGCCCGGCTGGAGAAAACACCTCGCCCGTGCGTAAGACCGCTGGCAGCAACTGGAACGGGCACCTGTTCGTGGCACTCGACGGTCGCTGGGTTTTGCACGACATCACGTTGGACGGCAATACGTTCAAGTCCAGTCATAGTGTTGATAAACGGCCATTCGTGGCCGATGTGGGCTATGGCATCGCGATGACTCAGGGCAACTGGCGCATCGCGATAGCCCGCTACCACCGCACCCGCGAATTTCGTGGACAAAAGGAAATCCCGGTCTACGGAACGATCACCGTAGGACGGCGATTCTGATGCAGATCGATTCCTTGAACGCCATGCAAGCCACTCTGTTGCTGTTCATGACAAGAGCCTGGTTGCTTGTGGAGCTACCACGTCGACGCAGTACTGCCAATGCCGTCGTCATTAGCCAGTTGGCAAGGTGAACACAGCGAGCTGAACGATAAGGCACCCGCGCTCGATAAGAGACCAAGGACAACAAATAAGGAGATAAATGGATGCAACGACTCACCCTGGCCCTACCCGGCAATGAAGATCTGGCCCGCGGCATCGCGCAGGCATGCGGCAGCGAAGCCGGCCGCATCGAAACGCGCCGATTCCCCGATGGCGAGAGCTATGTCCGGTTGCATGGCGAACCTGCCGATCGGATCGTGGATGTGATTTGCACGCTGGCCCATCCTGATCCGCAGTTCCTGCTTCTGGCTTTTGCCGCTGACGCGGCGCGCGAACTTGGCGCGCAAGAGGTGAACCTGATCGCACCGTATCTGGCCTACATGCGCCAGGACAAGCGATTCCATGACGGAGAAAGCGTGACGTCGCGGTCCTTCGCACGTCTGGTCTCATCGACCTTCGACAAGCTGCTCACGGTGGATCCGCATCTGCACCGCTATCCGACACTATCAGCGGTCTACACGATCCCCACCATCACCTTGCATGCCGCACCACTGCTGGCCGACTGGATCGCGAATCATGTCGAAGAACCTTTGATCGTGGGCCCCGACGAGGAAAGCGAGCAGTGGGCCGGCGCCATCGCGTCCCGCATCGGCGTACCGCACGCTGTGCTTCGCAAGACACGCCATGGCGATCGCAGCGTGGACATCGATGTTCCCGACCTGTCGATCTGGCGCGGCAGAACGCCGGTGCTTGTGGACGACATCGCATCATCAGGCCGCACGCTCGCCGTCGCGGCGCGCAAGCTCGCCGAGCAAGGAATGCGCAAGCCGGAGTGCGTAGTGGTGCATGCCCTGTTCGCCGAGGATGCCTGGGCCCA
Above is a window of Parvibaculum lavamentivorans DS-1 DNA encoding:
- a CDS encoding ribose-phosphate pyrophosphokinase, with the protein product MQRLTLALPGNEDLARGIAQACGSEAGRIETRRFPDGESYVRLHGEPADRIVDVICTLAHPDPQFLLLAFAADAARELGAQEVNLIAPYLAYMRQDKRFHDGESVTSRSFARLVSSTFDKLLTVDPHLHRYPTLSAVYTIPTITLHAAPLLADWIANHVEEPLIVGPDEESEQWAGAIASRIGVPHAVLRKTRHGDRSVDIDVPDLSIWRGRTPVLVDDIASSGRTLAVAARKLAEQGMRKPECVVVHALFAEDAWAQLTPLFARITSTDAVPHPSNRIGLASLIADALSSGKTDPRG
- a CDS encoding lipid A deacylase LpxR family protein, which produces MLLLSLSACAQAQSCHRDNPLRSTGTLNLRIDNDMFGGMGQDQGYSNGFLASWVSPNLVDYSDDPCLPRLVRGLNRFLTMLQPQGFDEQNMTIGFGQMMYTPNDKTRSDLIKDDRPFAGALMLSLGYNARRGDTLRTSQLRVGVVGPSSQARQVQNWWHDTVGVDRFNGWRHQLRDEPVLQLLHERRTRVIRQENVSGWGWDLTRHWGGSLGNFATYANVGGELRYGLRLPDDLGTAPLRPAGENTSPVRKTAGSNWNGHLFVALDGRWVLHDITLDGNTFKSSHSVDKRPFVADVGYGIAMTQGNWRIAIARYHRTREFRGQKEIPVYGTITVGRRF